In a single window of the Balneolaceae bacterium genome:
- a CDS encoding DEAD/DEAH box helicase has translation MSFEKFNLSPELGMGLSDLKFEEPTPIQDECIPLILEGHDVIGAAQTGTGKTGAFVIPVIQKIMEDPGDYHQALMLSPTRELAQQIDEQIFALGYHTPITSATIIGGSDFAAQARSIRANVDIIVATPGRLLDQMNVTGIDFSKLKYLVLDEADRMLDMGFIPDVTSIVQSLPKERQTMLFSATMSGEVMKVVDRVMKPNPKKVEFEISKPVDSVDQRAYFVHPKEKLKLIDHIFDTLEWETCIIFVATRKGTDELQRTLKKRDIPAISIHGDRSQEERNEALRAFKNKKYPVIVATDVLSRGIDIDNVSIIINYDVPNTTDDYIHRVGRTGRYDKTGTAVTFVTNRDKKYFSDIRSVVGDQLTIYEDAQKAMDEEKSATSGAKGGSGDARGKESGKDDSGRKESSGKKEDEREPIPTDEQGRAIIDRSKLPERPSPSGGKDSEKDGDKKESDSKDADNQKSRQEETQEQETKKQETKKKEPKRQEEEQKKPEKKLNKQEKKEEPSDEDSKSSSRDGGRQKKESGRKGRSRGSNGETTAGTQGSRRENGGRGNLPDHMQPEIVEKAVSRNKRARKPAKGIWGIIKSFIPKITS, from the coding sequence TTGAGTTTCGAGAAGTTTAACCTGAGCCCTGAGCTCGGGATGGGCCTTTCCGACCTGAAGTTTGAAGAACCCACTCCCATACAGGACGAGTGCATCCCGCTGATTCTTGAGGGACATGACGTGATCGGCGCCGCGCAGACAGGCACCGGTAAGACGGGCGCTTTCGTGATTCCCGTCATCCAGAAAATCATGGAGGACCCCGGCGACTACCACCAGGCCCTGATGCTGTCGCCCACCCGCGAGCTCGCCCAGCAGATTGACGAACAGATCTTCGCCCTGGGTTACCATACCCCCATTACTTCCGCCACCATTATCGGGGGCAGTGACTTTGCCGCCCAGGCGCGTTCCATCCGGGCCAACGTAGACATTATCGTGGCCACGCCCGGGCGGCTGCTCGACCAGATGAATGTCACGGGCATCGATTTCAGCAAGCTGAAGTACCTGGTGCTGGACGAGGCTGACCGCATGCTCGATATGGGTTTTATTCCCGATGTCACCAGTATCGTACAGAGCCTGCCGAAGGAGCGGCAGACCATGCTGTTCTCGGCCACTATGTCCGGTGAGGTGATGAAGGTGGTCGATCGCGTCATGAAACCCAACCCCAAGAAGGTGGAGTTCGAGATCTCCAAGCCGGTCGATTCGGTGGACCAGCGCGCCTACTTCGTGCACCCCAAGGAGAAGCTGAAGCTCATCGATCACATCTTCGATACGCTGGAATGGGAGACCTGCATCATTTTTGTAGCAACACGAAAAGGCACCGACGAGCTGCAGCGCACTCTCAAGAAGAGGGACATTCCCGCCATTAGCATACACGGCGACCGCAGCCAGGAGGAGCGAAACGAAGCGCTACGGGCTTTTAAAAACAAAAAATATCCGGTCATCGTGGCCACCGACGTGCTCTCGCGCGGTATCGACATCGACAATGTGTCGATAATCATCAACTACGATGTGCCCAACACCACCGACGACTACATCCACCGCGTGGGCCGCACCGGACGATACGACAAGACGGGCACGGCCGTCACCTTCGTGACCAACCGCGACAAGAAGTACTTCAGTGACATCCGCAGTGTGGTGGGTGATCAGCTGACCATCTACGAAGACGCCCAAAAAGCCATGGACGAGGAGAAGAGTGCCACTTCCGGGGCGAAAGGCGGAAGCGGGGACGCCCGGGGCAAGGAATCCGGCAAGGATGACTCCGGACGCAAGGAATCGTCCGGAAAAAAGGAGGACGAGCGCGAGCCCATTCCCACGGACGAGCAGGGCCGGGCCATCATCGACCGCAGCAAGCTTCCCGAACGACCCTCGCCCTCCGGCGGCAAGGATAGCGAGAAGGACGGCGACAAGAAAGAATCTGATTCGAAGGATGCAGACAATCAGAAGAGCCGGCAGGAGGAAACGCAGGAACAGGAAACTAAGAAGCAGGAAACTAAGAAGAAGGAGCCCAAGCGGCAGGAAGAGGAGCAGAAGAAGCCCGAGAAGAAGCTAAATAAGCAGGAGAAAAAGGAGGAACCCAGTGACGAGGATAGTAAATCGTCCTCGAGGGACGGTGGCCGTCAGAAAAAGGAATCCGGACGGAAGGGTCGCTCCCGCGGAAGCAACGGGGAAACCACGGCCGGTACACAAGGCTCGCGCCGTGAAAACGGGGGACGCGGCAATCTGCCTGATCACATGCAGCCGGAAATCGTGGAGAAGGCGGTGAGCCGCAACAAACGGGCACGCAAACCCGCCAAAGGCATTTGGGGAATTATCAAAAGCTTCATTCCGAAAATCACGAGCTGA
- a CDS encoding lysophospholipid acyltransferase family protein, translating into MGDGLKSVVIWMGVGLLVLLWLPMMGVRRLADRDPARYGTGRLFRRLGLAISRLNPYWNISISGHRQIDDRRPYVMVCNHLSQADIPLISNLPWEMKWIAKKELFSFPFVGWMMRLAGDIPVNRSALNRKSATLSRAEETLKQRCSVIFFPEGTRSRNGRMNRFTTGAFELAIRQQVPVLPMVIDGTQNCLPKNSWKFGSARNIRLQILEPVSTEGLSSSQNEIMELRNRVRDRIRDRLASLREEEPHRVDNTLKEGSS; encoded by the coding sequence ATGGGCGACGGACTCAAATCGGTCGTCATATGGATGGGAGTGGGCCTGCTGGTACTGCTGTGGCTGCCCATGATGGGAGTACGGCGGCTGGCCGACCGCGATCCTGCACGCTACGGTACCGGGCGTCTCTTCCGCAGACTGGGACTGGCCATCTCCCGACTGAATCCCTACTGGAATATCTCCATCAGCGGTCACCGTCAGATTGACGATCGGCGCCCCTATGTGATGGTCTGCAACCACCTCTCCCAGGCAGACATCCCGCTTATTTCCAACCTGCCGTGGGAGATGAAATGGATTGCCAAGAAAGAGCTTTTCTCCTTTCCCTTTGTGGGCTGGATGATGCGGCTTGCGGGCGACATTCCCGTGAACCGCTCCGCCCTAAATCGAAAGTCGGCTACCCTCTCCCGCGCCGAAGAAACGCTGAAACAGCGCTGTTCGGTGATTTTTTTCCCGGAAGGCACCCGCTCCCGCAACGGGCGGATGAACCGCTTCACCACCGGGGCTTTCGAGCTGGCCATACGGCAGCAGGTGCCCGTGCTGCCCATGGTCATCGACGGCACCCAGAACTGCCTCCCCAAGAACAGCTGGAAATTCGGCAGCGCCCGAAACATACGTCTTCAGATCCTGGAACCGGTATCCACAGAGGGACTTTCATCTTCACAGAATGAGATTATGGAACTTCGCAACCGGGTACGGGACCGCATCCGTGACCGCCTGGCCTCACTGCGGGAAGAGGAACCGCACAGGGTGGACAACACGCTCAAGGAAGGTTCTTCATGA
- a CDS encoding DUF1572 family protein, giving the protein MEKQVLTKLFERDLDRLITEMEQVPEELMWKAPPGVTNSCGVLAQHLVGNLRHFIGAHLGGTDYQRDREREFTNTGVPAASLIREVRELKDALFHILNDLDQGVWEGDYPEGTPLEGSTRQVLVHLYGHLNYHLGQLNYLRRMLDEKEG; this is encoded by the coding sequence ATGGAAAAACAAGTACTCACCAAGCTCTTCGAACGCGACCTGGACCGGCTGATCACCGAGATGGAACAGGTGCCCGAAGAGTTGATGTGGAAGGCTCCTCCCGGGGTGACCAACTCCTGTGGGGTGCTGGCACAGCACCTGGTCGGCAACCTGCGTCATTTCATCGGCGCACACCTGGGCGGCACGGACTATCAGAGGGACCGCGAGCGCGAGTTTACGAACACAGGCGTACCGGCCGCCTCTCTTATACGTGAGGTGCGCGAGCTGAAGGATGCGCTCTTTCACATCCTTAATGACCTGGACCAGGGGGTGTGGGAGGGCGACTACCCGGAGGGGACGCCCCTGGAAGGGAGCACCCGTCAGGTGCTGGTCCACCTCTACGGGCACCTGAATTACCACCTGGGACAGCTTAACTACCTGCGGCGGATGCTGGACGAAAAAGAGGGCTGA